Proteins found in one Aspergillus puulaauensis MK2 DNA, chromosome 8, nearly complete sequence genomic segment:
- a CDS encoding uncharacterized protein (COG:S;~EggNog:ENOG410PNJ3;~InterPro:IPR027417): MTRTADPAVKKAIRAELLDCHQRNLPIDQAEVRARYTNKHPHLRPYILNIVTDYTAFLAREKTKQRRKGSGGRQPSPTQYSRPDATAPAQTVSAASSTTYVPDTSEYAQISVPENFEALRNGDSAENSQSACKVIAEPTPLMKDFKDHLDGSEREEEIAMTAVSAPAMPSLDDQQHFLSSDEEDEMTAVPPSVNLQHAVLLSAALERQGYGMPSQFALLGKLKPSNYEIYNPDPRVVLNTNVPLSTFICGLQGSGKSHTTSCMIENCSMTMPGLGNLKRSVSTLVLHFNEYSSNVNSQPSEAAFLASILPKYASEQKHIPLRVLVSSTNFHNLSAMYAHIPNVEVRPFKINPRHLNIGMMLSLMSMSQSDHMPLYMAQVLKVLREMAMESGGQFDYADFRKRLANLRLDRQQTPFLAQRLDLLGSYLDLTGQNTNDYFVDGGVTILDLSCPFVDQSTACVLFRIAIDLFLYAHPSRAKMIVADEAHKYMTETSAAKELTESFLNIIRQQRHLGVRTIISTQEPTISPRLIDLCSITIIHRFTSPKWYETIRAHLPIENVNDTQDNGISDGLYQIASLRTGEAIVFAPSAQLVNGEGEALDTKHRTFKLMVRKRITWDGGRTILSVR; this comes from the exons ATGACTCGTACTGCAGATCCAGCTGTGAAAAAGGCTATCCGTGCCGAGCTGTTGGATTGCCATCAACGCAACCTGCCTATTGATCAAGCAGAGGTCAGAGCAAGATACACGAACAAGCATCCCCATCTCCGACCCTACATCCTTAACATTGTCACCGA CTACACAGCGTTTCttgcgagggagaagactAAACAGCGCCGTAAAGGGTCCGGCGGACGTCAGCCTTCTCCTACGCAATATAGTAGACCTGACGCCACGGCACCAGCCCAGACGGTCTCCGCAGCCTCATCCACAACCTATGTCCCAGACACCAGCGAGTATGCGCAGATTTCTGTGCCGGAGAATTTCGAGGCGCTCCGGAATGGCGATTCGGCAGAAAACTCGCAGAGTGCCTGCAAAGTGATAGCAGAACCGACGCCTCTGATGAAAG ATTTCAAAGATCATCTTGATGGCAGCGAACGTGAAGAAGAAATAGCGATGACAGCGGTATCAGCACCCGCGATGCCCTCGCTAGATGATCAGCAACACTTTCTCAGctccgacgaggaagatgaaatgACGGCCGTTCCACCGAGCGTAAATCTTCAGCATGCAGTACTCCTTTCGGCGGCACTCGAGAGGCAAGGATACGGCATGCCCTCTCAGTTCGCACTCCTTGGAAAGCTGAAGCCGTCGAACTATGAAATCTATAACCCGGATCCTCGAGTGGTCCTAAATACGAATGTCCCACTCTCTACATTCATCTGCGGCTTGCAAGGAAGTGGAAAATCACACACCACGTCGTGTATGATTG AGAACTGTTCGATGACCATGCCAGGCCTGGGCAATTTGAAGCGATCCGTTTCCACCCTCGTACTCCATTTCAACGAGTACAGCTCCAATGTCAATTCCCAGCCCAGCGAAGCTGCCTTCCTTGCCTCAATCCTTCCGAAATATGCGTCCGAGCAGAAACACATTCCCCTACGTGTCCTCGTCTCGTCAACCAATTTCCACAACTTGTCCGCTATGTATGCACACATCCCGAATGTAGAGGTGCGACCGTTCAAGATCAACCCTCGACATCTGAACATTGGAATGATGCTTTCCCTCATGTCCATGTCACAGAGTGACCACATGCCGCTCTACATGGCGCAGGTCCTTAAAGTTCTGCGCGaaatggcgatggagagcGGTGGGCAGTTCGATTATGCTGACTTCCGCAAGCGTCTTGCCAACCTTCGCCTGGACCGTCAGCAAACTCCCTTCCTTGCACAGAGACTAGACCTTTTGGGTTCCTACCTCGACTTGACAGGGCAGAACACCAACGATTACTTTGTTGACGGGGGTGTCACTATCCTCGACTTATCCTGTCCCTTCGTTGACCAGAGCACCGCGTGTGTTTTGTTCCGCATCGCAATCGACTTGTTCCTCTACGCCCACCCTTCACGAGCGAAGATGATCGTGGCAGACGAAGCGCATAAG TACATGACAGAAACCAGCGCGGCGAAAGAACTGACCGAGAGCTTTCTCAACATTATTCGGCAGCAGCGCCACCTGGGAGTTCGCACCATAATATCCACCCAGGAGCCCACCATTTCCCCTCGCCTTATCGATTTGTGCTCCATCACCATAATACATCGATTCACGAGTCCGAAATGGTACGAGACCATCCGCGCACATCTTCCAATTGAGAACGTAAATGACACCCAGGATAACGGCATCTCTGATGGCCTCTATCAAATTGCCAGCCTTCGTACCGGGGAGGCAATTGTTTTTGCGCCCTCTGCCCAGCTCGTcaatggagaaggagaggctCTGGATACTAAACACCGTACGTTCAAATTGATGGTTCGGAAGAGGATTACTTGGGATGGTGGCCGTACCATTCTGTCTGTTCGCTGA
- a CDS encoding uncharacterized protein (COG:G;~EggNog:ENOG410QDHT;~InterPro:IPR020846,IPR011701,IPR036259;~PFAM:PF07690;~TransMembrane:12 (i67-87o99-118i130-151o157-182i194-214o226-248i296-316o328-348i360-378o384-407i419-436o448-473i);~go_function: GO:0022857 - transmembrane transporter activity [Evidence IEA];~go_process: GO:0055085 - transmembrane transport [Evidence IEA]) → MSEKAHREVPSQEKEKQDEAFVEHAHSGMFDDEKAAKNQGDYSGAVAKTDPREIQLVRKLDMRMMPIVWAMYFLNYVDRNAIASARLNGLEDDLGLQGTQYNTCISILFVGYLIMQIPSNMLMSSGKVRASVYMSICMAGWAVVSACTALTKNYTGLVLVRFFLGIAEAPFYPGALFLLSLFYTRKEIALRISILYSGNIVATAMSGLIALATFETLDGAHGLKGWQWLFIIEGVVTFGIAVLGLFMLPDHPLTTRWLTPEERELAHARILADTVGNENSKGVLAGLKEACRDPRLYLLGFMQNMHLSACGFNNFFPTVIGSLGFNTTITLALTCPPYLVSGAVGIVVGITSGKLNERTWHITVTMGIAVIAFIISCTTMNTGARYLCCFLFTSGAYAVNSVILGWVSATLGQTPEKKAASLSFVNVVANASYIYTPYLYPDSDGPRYIIAMSSNAAFGTATIISAWALRWWLKATNKKILRGSVAGAEDGVFYAY, encoded by the exons ATGTCCGAAAAGGCCCACCGTGAGGTGCCCTCtcaggagaaggagaagcaggatgaGGCCTTCGTCGAACATGCCCACTCAGGAATGTTTGACGATGAAAAAGCTGCCAAGAACCAGGGTGACTACTCCGGTGCTGTTGCAAAGACAGATCCAAGGGAGATCCAGCTGGTCCGCAAGTTGGACATGCGAATGATGCCCATTGTGTGGGCCATGTACTTCCTCAACTAC GTCGATCGCAACGCAATAGCAAGTGCACGTCTGAATGGTCTGGAAGATGACCTTGGGCTCCAGGGAACACAGTACAACACCTGCATTTCTATTTTGTTTGTTGG ATACCTGATAATGCAAATCCCGTCCAACATGCTCATGTCTTCCGGAAAGGTCCGAGCCTCCGTATACATGAGTATCTGCATGGCAGGCTGGGCTGTAGTGTCCGCCTGCACAGCCCTCACCAAGAACTATACAGGGCTCGTGCTGGTTCGATTCTTCCTCGGAATCGCCGAGGCCCCGTTCTACCCCGGTGCTCtgttcctcctctccctcttctacACGCGGAAGGAAATCGCCCTCCGAATCTCCATCTTATACTCTGGCAACATCGTCGCAACCGCTATGTCCGGTCTTATCGCCCTCGCCACATTCGAAACACTCGACGGAGCTCATGGCCTGAAGGGGTGGCAGTGGCTGTTCATCATCGAGGGAGTCGTGACATTCGGCATTGCCGTGCTGGGTCTCTTCATGCTTCCTGACCACCCTCTCACTACCCGCTGGCTCACGCCTGAAGAGCGAGAGTTGGCTCATGCTCGTATCCTCGCAGACACCGTTGGAAACGAGAACTCGAAGGGCGTCTTGGCCGGTCTGAAGGAGGCTTGTCGTGACCCTCGCCTCTACCTTCTGGGTTTCATGCAGAATATGCACCTCAGCGCCTGTGgcttcaacaacttcttccCTACCGTCATCGGAAGTCTCGGCTTCAACACGACCATCACCCTCGCCCTCACCTGCCCACCATACCTAGTCTCAGGTGCAGTCGGTATCGTCGTGGGTATTACCTCTGGGAAATTGAACGAGCGAACGTGGCATATCACAGTGACCATGGGCATCGCCGTAATCGCATTCATCATATCCTGCACTACAATGAATACCGGGGCGAGATACCTCTGCTGCTTCCTGTTCACCAGCGGTGCATACGCCGTGAACTCGGTGATCCTTGGCTGGGTCTCGGCCACGCTCGGCCAGACTCCTGAGAAGAAAGCAGCTTCGTTATCGTTTGTTAATGTTGTTGCGAATGCGTCCTATATTTATACCCCTTATTTGTATCCGGACTCTGATGGACCGCGGTATATCATCGCCATGTCAAGCAATGCGGCTTTCGGAACGGCGACGATTATCAGTGCCTGGGcgctgcggtggtggttgaAGGCCACGAATAAGAAGATTCTGCGAGGATCTGTTGCTGGAGCTGAGGATGGGGTCTTCTATGCGTATTAA